Within Triticum dicoccoides isolate Atlit2015 ecotype Zavitan chromosome 1B, WEW_v2.0, whole genome shotgun sequence, the genomic segment TAATTTGGTAGGGGAGCGGCGACAACGGCACGTCGGCGACTCATTCTGACGGCGGTAGTGATCGTTCAGTGGTCCAGagatctcaatgtaatttttatcaGGTTTGGGGTGCGGTGTACTTTTTGTGAACTTTTTAAATACGTTTTTTcacaaaaaataataaaataaatggcCATGTGCTTGATGTAGAGGCCTGTACTTCCTTTTtggtaaaaataaataaaacaaatcgGAATCGTATTTATTATGGTTAAAGGGACAGCGGTATGCTCAGCCCATCAGAGTTTAAGTCCTAGTGCTCGCATCATTCCTAAATTTATTTTCGGATTTCTAGCGATGCGCTTTCAGAGGGAgaagacgtttccgtcgacgacgatGCGCCtaaggtgacttcgtaaatctcaagatgatatgtcggctcagtctctcaaaAGTGCTCattggggtagggtgtgcgtgtgtgccttCATAGTGgtgagtgtatgtgtgtatgtatgagcgcttgtgtctgtattgtgttaaaaaaattGCTTACGGCGTGGGCCATCGAGGTGTCGTTGTGCTCCGATAATAAATTGCTGTCGCCAACATGAACTGACTCTCCTTTTTTTTTGGTGGAAAGCCAACATGAACGGACTTGAAGTACCCGAAACAGCAAACGCTGGTGCCTCTGTTAACCTGCTGTCGATGTATGCTTCTCTCGAGATTCAGAGCAGtggttagagcaactctagcagactccgCATCCGTCCCCGATCcgcaaaataaccgtcaaaataTGGGTACGGGTCAGAAAGCCTGCCCGACCAGACTCCGCATCCCGCCCCAGCCCGCAAAAAAATTTAGGGGGCGCGGCAAATTCTCCGTCACAACCCGGCAAAACGCGGGTTTCCCCCTTGCGGCTGCAGTGCCCTGCATCGGAGAGAAgcagttggcgggagggacatttcagcccaCGCGCTTTCCCCCTCCTTTCGCCGCCGCCCGCCCNNNNNNNNNNNNNNNNNNNNNNNNNNNNNNNNNNNNNNNNNNNNNNNNNNNNNNNNNNNTCCGGTCATATctgcgggggagggggggggggatcgCGCCCCGGGGCCGCCCCACACCCTCCCGCGCCGAGCCGCTTCACCGCCCCTCCGGATCCGGCGAGAAGagccgccccccgtcgccgccgCTGCCGGGGATCGACCGCCGTCGAGCGtaccccctcgtcgccgccccgggATCAACCGCCACCGGTGAGTCCCTTTTTTGTGATTTTTGCGAGCTACGTAGTAGATTGATGCTCCGGTGTGCATGTAGATGGAGTTGACCCGTGCGAGAAGTTCTTGCTATCCGATTCGTCCGATTCGGATGACTCGGATGTTGAGAGCATGCTTGCGAACTTCCGGCAGCAAACATTAGTCATGGCGCTTGCCGTGAAGGAGCATGAAGACGAGCACCGGAAGAGGAGGCGAGGATCGACTGTCGGTCATTTGTGCATTCCTCAGAATTGCCATCTTGtgaacgagatgttgatgcaagactatttcgcggagaatcctacatatcctccgcacctcttccggagaaggtaccgaatgcgccgatccgtctttgtgaaaattgttgaagcttgcgaggcaaattgccgatattttactcaaagaagaaatgccgcgggcttaaagggatttagtgcatatcaaaaaatctccacagctatgcgggtgattgcatatggcgTTCCGGCTGACTGTGCCGATGAGTATCTTCGGATTGGTGAAGATGGCACAATTGAGTCAGTGCGTAGATTTGCGGAAGTGATCATTCGTGTCTTCGGTCCTGAGTATCTTCGGGCACCCAATGAAGATGACACAAAGAAATTGATGGCATCAAATGAGAGGAGAGGTTGGCctggcatgctaggtagcattgactGTATGCATTGGAATTGGAAAAATTGCCCCAGGGCTTGGCAaggaatgtattgtggcaagtctcgtgatgcaacaattgtgctagaggccgtagcatccgaggatttatggatttgaCAAATTTTGTATTGCACTATTTAAGTTTGCTACAGTTATTTGAATAATTATTTATAATGCAGATGATTATTGTATTATGTTTGATTGGAATAATGCAGCTTGTTTCTGATTGTTGAATTATGTTCTATTTGATATTTGCGGGctgatgatatgcgggatgcaacAACGCACAGAGCAGACCCTGCAAAGCCGATCCGTAAAAAAGGAATATTCCgcgaatatacttttttacggatccgtttggggggtctgcatctgtgccagCCCAAGCCGACCCGCAAAAGCTGTTTTGcgcgaactgcaaacgcgttttgcgggccggcgggatgcagtgctagagttgctcttactgCTTAGGCACTATTGAGATATCTTGTTAGGTTATTGGATAATGCGTGACGCGTAGGATTAGTGCGAGCTGCCACCCCGAAGTGTGGAAGCAAGAGACACCGAATGAATTGGGTCCCGGCCTTTTCTGGTCAGTTGGATCCTGGAGCATGGAACCGAGGAGAGGGCGTGTTGAGTGCACTACCAATCTTGGACATGGATGACTGGAGACGACCAAAGCTTTTAGGTCAGCACAGCATGACCCAAGCAGACAGCTAACAGCACAGATCCATCGATAGATAGATATGCCTACACGGCTGGGTCTCTATCCATCTACCTATTTATCCGAAGACCAAGGCAACTGACCAATATCTAGTAGTAGATGAATGCACAGCCAATTCTGGACATGGACGACCAAAACTTTTCTGGGTCAACACAGCGCAGCATGAGTTTGCAGACAGCAGCTGCCAGTAGATGGACGTGCCTACACGGCTGGGTCTCTATCTTAGCCGAATAACCCAATGACACCGTGGAAGGGCGTTAGTAGTTATGTCGGTTGTGAAGATGGAGCATGAGCTTGTGTCTGTCGCACACGTTTCAGCCAATCATGGAGTGAATTCCTCATGCCGATCCCATCAGGCTGAGTGTGCCAAGGACGCGACGTTTAACCTTGCGAATTGCGATGGTGTAAGCAGCTGCTAATGGAAGAAAACCCAATGGCTCTGGCTCTGTCAGGTTGGACGTCAATTTGTGAACTCTTTTTTTTAAGCAAAAGAGGGAGAACTcccctccgatttcattaacgaAACCAACGAGTGAAACCAGGTTCAGGTACCGTTGCTGCCTACATCTAGAAGGACTCCTGCAAGCTACCAAAAGTTGAGCAAATCCAGGCAGATCAAGTAACAAGCAGTTTAAGCGAAAGGGCCACAAGCGGCCAAAAGACCAAGAGGTCGCAGCCTCAACAGATAGGAGAAACAACAGGTATACGACGTCATCTAGTTCAGCAGCAGCACCCCAGCTCTCCATCCCTGCGACGCCTTGTAAACATCACTTGCTACTCGCTCGATAAGCCTTGCCCCCATCATCAGAAGGTTTTGCTCTGGGTTTTTTTCTTCTGCAAAACAACCCAATCCACACGCCAATTGCATGTCAGTTTGATCAGAGTCATAGGATCACTTATCTTTCTATCTCGAAAAGTAATATCATTTCTGCATTTTCAAATCGTCCACATGATAGTAGAGATTCCCACTAACACTAGTTTTCTTTCTCTATCCACAAAGTTTCTAACCCAAGGCCCCAGACAATCATCAACCCCCCTAGGAGAGGTTTTCAGATTAAATGAGCATTTGATCAGGCTCCACAAGAGTTTAGCAGCTGAGCATGTAAAAAACAAATGATCAATGGTTTCATTCTGACCACAGTAGACACACCCCTGTTTCTCTTTCCACCCCTTTTTGATTAGATTATCCTTAGTCGCTACACTTTTTCTGGCAATGAGCCAGAGGAACATTTTAATTTTTGCTGGGATTTTGATCTTCCAGAGATACTTGTGTGGGAATCCCACATCAATTTTAACTAGGGAGTGGTAGAGTGATCTAACAGAGAATTGCCTGCTGGCTGTCAACATCCATTGTGGCTGATCTTTGCCATCATACATACTGACCCTCTCATATATGTCTCCCAGACTATCCCATAAGATCTGCTTATCGTCAGTAAGGCTTCTTCTGAATTTGAATCCAGCCCACCCCATTTCAATGGCCTCAGCCACCGAGATGTGATGATTTAGGTTAATAAGAAACAGACTTGGATAGGCCTCCTTTAAAGGTTTGGATGCCATCCACTAGTCTTCCCAGGAACGGGTATTTTTTTCATCTCCCAGTTTCTTCTTCACATTCTTAAAGTAAATCTCTTTAATCTGCATGAGGCTCCCCAAGAAGTGGGGAGTCTCCAGCCTTCTTTTTTATTGCAGAAAGACATTTACCTTTCACATATTTATTAAGAAGAATTTGAACCCAAGAAGATGACACTTACGTCGCCCAAGAAGATGATCAACGGACGCCGTCTGAAACCTACGGCTGACACGGTAACTCGATGGATCGCACTTGCACGGACACCATTGCGACCCGACCCCGGCACGACGCCCCGCTCCACAGACTTCGTTTTCAGGACGGTACGAGGAGCACCCTTGCTCCACACGAGCCACACCCCACGACAAGGAAGCAGGTTAATTTCTCAGCCGGATCAATCAGGCACCCGCTTCCTCCGAGGCCAAGCCGCACATTTAATTTTCCTCCGTGCCTATCCACTGTACTACGTCGCTGTCACATTTTATTTTTTAAGGTTCTGAAAAAATAATGAATGTTTCAATCCAGGGAAAAAAGTCATCATTTATTTTTGTCATGTCCATTCACTACCTTGATTTGACGCACAATTCATGTTACCTACAATTTACCATCACCAAGTACCGACTCTTTTTGGAAACTGGTTTGGTGGCATTCATCATAATCCGGAAGACCAAATCCATGTGGAAGTTTCTGCCGTTCTATAGAAAGTTTGTAATTATCGGAATGAGTACGTTTAACAGATCATCTATTCCTAACATTTTACAAGTTATGTTTAGAGCTATGTCGTTAATTTGTATGCAGTCATCACTACAGCGTGTTGACGTTTATGGCCTTTGGGTGCTGGTTTGTTGTGAGCGAGTAGCAGATTATGTCATTGAGCTATGCAGTCTCGTTTCTAACTAGCTGTGGtcgtgttttatttttatttttcattcgGTGCCTGGTGACTTGAACTCGTGCTACGTGACGACGTCGAATCAGGtagatcttaggtagggggtcccgggCTGATGGTCTTGACACGATGGTAACAATGACGCAtgattttacccatgttcgggctctCTCTAGAAGACAACACCATACGTCCTGCTTTGATTGGATAGATGAATGGGGTACAGAGTAcatgttgatctaccacgagatcgtgtatGAGTGAGTTGGCCTCTACGGTCGACACCCGTCGGCTTGTATAGATAGTGTgggtacctagggttacacatagGTCGGTTATATCTAAGGATAAACATGCCGATTTGCATTCGTGCCTTAGAGTGTGTGGCAACTCTTCGTAAGATTTCATCTTGATTCCACCGGGAGCCTAACGAATGTGTCTCACTGGTTGCTGGTTTTGGGGTCGTCGGCCCAACGCACGTCCTCTGGAAGATAATGTGGTTAGCACCCCCTTATCCAGTACACCATCACCACGATTAGTGAAATGGATGTATCGACATGAAGCGTTCTTTTCCCTGGGCACTAGGGGTGCTTAGGTTAGACCTTCCTCCCAAGCAACATTGGTGACCCTGTGGATTCGTCTCCCTTCTGCCTGTCGCTCAAGGGGCCAGCGGCGGGGAGGAGAATTCCGGTGCCTCAGGTCCGACTAGTAGCTTAGGTTAGGGCATTTAGTCTTCGCAGGGGCAGTGTTTAGGCAGATGGCGGCGTTTCTTCTTCGAGTTGGTCTTACAGGCTCCAATCCGCCTCTAGTTCGTTTGCCAGGACAGAACCGATAGAGCGCCGACATAGTTTCTTGCCTTCTTCATGGAGCGGAGAGGTTAGGACTTCTCGTCGTGCGTGTGCAACGGCGAGATCAGATGTCATGCACTTCAGATCAATTCAAGGGTTTAACGATGACGACCACGGCTTCAGGGCGCTGTTCCTTAGAGCATCTGCaaccggacttggcaaatccgaccCCTCAAATAGCGGCGGACGCACGGCACTAACCGGGCACCCCTAAAATCGCTTCGTCCACATCTGTGTATCTCATATTTGAACCCCTATATCCATACTAAATCATGCAACGTCGATCAAACTACGTAGATCAACTTACCGGACATAGAATCACACATAGGACAGCACAATAGTTCACCAAAAGATCACCAAAGTTCACATAAAAGACGAACAACTTTATACTACATCTAAAACTTGAAATGAAATTGAACTTCACCACTTCCGGGCCGGCCCTTTCCCCTTCTGGTCGCTGACATAGCTGTAGCGTCAGCGGCTGGTGGAGGATCATCCGATTCGTCGGACGAGGAGCCGTCGTCGTCGGACAAGGAGGAGGAGACGATGACGAGGCCCTTGAGGCGCTGGACGGCCCGGTCCTGCTGGCGCCTGAGCTTGGCTAGccgagccgcctccgccgccttctCTCCCCCCGCTCGGACTGCTCGATGGCAAGCCGGAGGGCCTTCACGTTCTTCCGGCAGAGCCGCTGAGCGTCCGTCTCCGCCGTCGTAAGCGACCGTCGGTAGACCACGCGAGGAGCCGCTCGTCCTCGTCGGGCTCCGCCAGTAACCCACGGCGGTGGCGGAAAGAGCTCTCCACAgcctccctctcccttgcccaCTGCCTCTCGCGGCGGGGGACCCGCGCCTCGAACTCCAGCGTGCGCGTTCGGGCCGCGGGGTGGGCACAAGCACCCACCGCTGCCCACAAGAGGGAGCAGCAGCCGGCGGGGACGGGGGACGGTGTAGCGGAGGCGCGAATTGCGCAGGCCGCCTGTCGGAGCTTCCCCTGGACCGGAAGGGGCCAACGCTACCGTTCGAGCTGCGCCGACGAGGAAACTGTGGCTGCGGCGAGGCTGCAAATCCGGAGCTGCTCAAACTCCGGATCCAACTCGTCGTCGGAGTGGCTGCCGGAGCTTGACATTGCGCCGGATGCGATCGGAATCGGNNNNNNNNNNNNNNNNNNNNNNNNNNNNNNNNNNNNNNNNNNNNNNNNNNNNNNNNNNNNNNNNNNNNNNNNNNNNNNNNNNNNNNNNNNNNNNNNNNNNNNNCGATGAGGTCGACGGTTTTTTTTGTGGCATATCCATGGGGTCGGCGATGGGCCGGGCTTCTCAGGCGGTCCGGGCCGCCTCATATCCTCCCTACATTTGGGATGGATATGAGGGGTACCGGTAAGCCCGgacgtttgaggcccgtttgagatCTCCGGTTGGGTCGGTATTCTGTGACCGGTCAGTAACCGGACGGCCTGCCCGGGCGTCTATAGGGcgcccggttgtagatgctcttagggacACATGCACGAAGACTTCCTGCCTGTTATCGACAATGTCAGGCTGGCTTTGGTAGGGGAGTGGCGACAACGGCACATCGACAACTCATTCTGACATCTGTAGTGATCGTTCAGTGATCCAGAGATCTCAATGTATTTTTACCAGGTTTGCTGTGCTTTGTACATCTAGTGAACTTTTTAAATATTTttctcacaaaataaaataaaatacaataAAATGGCTGCGTGCTTGATGTAGAGGCCGGTACTTCCCTTTTGATAACAGAATAAAACAAATCGGAATCGTATTTATATTTTATAATTGCTTGTGGCGCAGGCCATCGAGGTGTCGTTGCGCTCCGAGAATAAATTGATGTGGCCAACATGAACTGACTTGATGTACCCGAAACAGCAAACGCCGGTGCCACTGTTAACCTGTGCTATCGATGTGTGCTtcgctagagattcaaagtagtggTTAGGCACTATTGTGATATCGGTTATTGGATGATGCGTGACGCGTAAGGATCAGTGCGAGCTGCCAACCCCAAGTGTGGAAGCAAGAGACACTGACAGTATGTATGCTAATGAATTAAGTCTCTGCCTTTTCTGGTCAGTTGGATCCCGGAGCATGAAACTGTGGACATGGCGTGTTGAGTGCACCACCAATCTTGGACATGGATGACCGGAGACGACCAATGCTTTTAGGTCAGCACAACATGACCGAAGCAGACAGTTGCCAGCAGATCCATCGATAGATAGATATGCCTACACGGTTGGGTCTCTATCTATCCGAAAATCCTAACTAGCTACTCCGTCGAAGGGcgttaattaattaattgaaaCTAAAGATGGATCATTAGAAGAATTCATGCACCTTATTCTTGGAAATACTGATACACCCAAGTCCCAGCTCTCGCCCGCGTCGCTCCCGCACCGGGCGACTCGGCAGGCCGCTTCCCTAGCGGCCGTCGAGCCTAGACCTGGTATGTGGCCTGGTTGGGATCTTCGGTTTTAGATGCTAGGCTTAGGTGAAAGGCCTGGTATTCGGCTCACACTTTCTGCATCCCTTCATCAATGAACAGGAGTAGCGACGTATGTTGCTAAGATGGCGGCTTCAGACATAtggatgtattactttgtaagttatttatgaataattaataaagtgactgCATGCATCTCCCACATGAAGAGCCCGGGagacatcctccttttctaaaaaaaagatgGAGCATTAACTGTTGCCACACGTTTTAGCAGCGTGTTTTCTAGTTATCAGGTACTCCCTTCGATCCATATTAATTATCGCTGGCTTAGTTTCAACCATAATTAATATGggccggagggagtacataattttCTTTCTAGATTAAGTCGATTTTGCGAACAAgcaaggccgagccagcagctTACAACCTCGTCTTAGGTGAAGGCAAGGCAGCAGGGCCGGTGCGGGTTAGGGCGGGGAGACCGTTGCCATTCCTGGAGGCCGGAGGGATACGCGGGGTCACCTCATGAGCGCACAAGCAGAAGAAGAAAGTCGAGGAAGAAGAACGGTGTCACACTTACGATGACCATTGGATGCTGATCGGATGCTCTAGAAAATCGACTGACTTTTTTTAGACATTAGATCTAATGTTTTTTTAGGCATCTGTTAAATAGGTGCCCCTTTCAACCAATGAATGATGAAGCCGAGTGGTAAATAATTGTTTGCCAATCATGTTTAGTGTACGATGGACGTGACGTTTCACGTTGTGAAGGGTGTAAGCAGGTGGCAATGCAAAGTAATGCTTGGAAGTGGCAGTGGCTCTGTGTCTGTGAGGTTGGACCTCAATCCGTGAACTCTGCCCGCTTGACGTAACTAGAAAAGCCAGCTACGCACGCTGTTGGATTTCGACCCAGAAAAGAGGAGAAGCTGTTGACGCTGTCTCTTTAAGACTTCCATTCATACCTTCCTCTCTTGGGAAACATTCAGGAGCACACATGTTGCGAATGGACTCGCCCAAGACGAAACACGCTGCCATAAGATGCTGATGTCACCGAAGAAAATAACCAAGCAGTGCCAGTGCCGTCTCCAACCCGGCGCTGGCTGATGTGATAACAGGGTGGATCACACAGACATCGACGACGACGCATCACAGTTTGTCCTGAATTAACCTACTACGCCCGCCCTGCTCCACAGATTTTGAAGGCGGTATGAGGAACAGCCTTGCTCTGTTCGAGCCGCACGACACGTTGACAAGTCAAAACCAAAGGAGATGTCGTTCTGCAACCGCGATCAGGGCAATGCATCTCCAACACGAACGGCTGAaccttttctactccctccatttttatttactccgcatattagtttTGGTCAAAGTTAAGCTTTATAAACTTTGATAAAGGTTAATAGaccaaaatattaacatatacaataacaaccaataccattagattcattattgaatgtagtttcacatcatatagatttgttatgataattatttatattattttatgTAAACATGGTCAAACTATACGAAGTTTGGctgcagtcaactctaatatgcagagtaaataataaTGGAGCGAGTATATGTTTGGATCGGACTATCCAAACACTCTTAGGCTCTCAATGCGGTCATTCATTTTAGGTCGGACCGTTTCGTATCTTTGAAATCCCTCAGGTCACTCCATATGAACTCCAACATCCTAGATCCGCCCAACAGTCACCCACATATTTCACACAAATGAAGGCTCAACGGCCTCTGCCCTACGCGTATTCACGCATGGTCGGTCAGTGTGCCAACGTACACGACTACACCTACACGACAATTAAGAGCCAACTGGTGACCCCTCTAACCCCTAACCTAGCCACAACCATTTCTTTCATTTCCATCCATTCGAGCTGTTGTCGCCTGGAGCAGAGCCCTCCACCCCCCATCCACCTTCACGAGGTCCGTCGTTGGCATGATCAGCTCGAAGCTCACATGGTACACTATTTTGATGCCGGAGCGCCATCGTGTGCCAGATGTTGCGTGAGGCCCGCATTGCAGTGGGNNNNNNNNNNNNNNNNNNNNNNNNNNNNNNNNNNNNNNNNNNNNNNNNNNNNNNNNNNNNNNNNNNNNNNNNNNNNNNNNNNNNNNNNNNNNNNNNNNNNNNNNNNNNNNNNNNNNNNNNNNNNNNNNNNNNNNNNNNNNNNNNNNNNNNNNNNNNNNNNNNNNNNNNNNNNNNNNNNNNNNNNNNNNNNNNNNNNNNNNNNNNNNNNNNNNNNNNNNNNNNNNNNNNNNNNNNNNNNNNNATGATGATAATGAGGCGCTCGTTGACGAGGAGGAAGCTATGGCCGTTGACGCCGCTGTCGACAGGGAGGACAGTCCCTTCTCCATGTTGGAGGTGGAGGAGCAATTCGCCCCCCGCGATACCGGAGGAGGAGCACAACTAAGACACAATTGGAGGCGGATCATGCGGATGCTGCAGACATGGCGGCACTCCTTGCGGACCCGGAACTTGTCTTCAAGAACTAGGCACTCTTCGCGTCCATGCAGAGCGCCTGCATGGTCGAGTAGGATTAGAAGTAGTTCTCTCTAGTTTATTAGAGCTCGTTAGACTTGTACAAATCTATGAACTAGTATGTATCAAAGTTGCATGGATTAGTGTTCACCTTGTTTATGAGGAATATCATTGTATGGCCTGCTCCCGATCGAATATCCGCAGAAATGTCTAGACATGTCCACAAATATTCGAGGGCATTCGTAATCTGCGTTGGAGATGCCTGGGTATCTAGGGGCGTCCGTTTGATAATCCTGGTTAGAGATGCCCCTTGAAATTGTTGCATGCCCAGGCTGATCATTCAGTCACTCGTTTCCTCCATACGTTCATTTAAAtttcagttttgctagaactcatctagatgagatataatttggtctcattcacctttcatagccattggatgtgatgctataagatgcgtgtgtgctgacgtgggttgtatctcttcttgttttcaaagtgaatgagacaaaattatatctcatctagatgagttctaggtactcccgacgacgacggcggcacAACTTATCCCGATTTCACCTACTGCATCTTCCTTCAGGGCGGTACGATGAACACCCTTGCTCCACACGAGCCGCGCTACACGACGGCACTGTCGTTCTTGAAATTGATGGATCATGGATGACCAACCTAGTTTCTCAGCCAGATCAACCAGTGACCCGCTTCCTGTGAGGCCAAGCCTTGCATTTAATTTTCCTCCACGTACGGGTACGGcacatgaagaacacgatgaaataGTAGGAGTACGTACTCAATGCAAGGTCGTGGTCAGACGTTGGTGGGTGCAAGCAACTGAAGCTTGCACGCAAGTAACCAAAGAGCGCTCGCACGCAGATGAAGAGCAGCAGCTGGCGGGTGTGTGTGTCGCTGCCGGCGGCATGGTCGGACGTACCGTTGCAAAGCTGGATTTTTCAGAATCACAATGATGCCACTATCGAAAGGCATCACAAAGCCGAAGTGCATGCTATGCTAGCAAGGATATAAATACCAACACACCCAAGATGATCCAAACAAGCCAAACACCAGCTCTAGCGACCAGCAAGTAGTAATACTTCCAACCAAACTCGTTGCCACCGCGGATCAAAAGGTTAAGACGCCCATTACCGCGCGCGCGGCACTGCCGATCGATCGACGAGACGACAGACCCACGCGCGCCATGTCGTCGCCGGAGCCCGGAAGCATCGCGACCCGGTGGCGCGAGCTGCAGGGCGCGGGGTCGTGGGAGGGGCTGCTGGACCCGCTGGACCGGGACCTGCGCGCCTCCATCATCGCCTACGGCGAGCTGGCGGAGGCCACCTACGACGGATTCAActcgcagagccgctcgccccacGCTGGCGCGTGCTTCTACGGCCATGACGAcctgctcgccgccgccgtcgtggtcCACGCTGGCCACTACGCCGTCACCAAGTTCATCCATGCGACAAGCGGGTTCTTCCTGGCGCCGACGACGGGGACGTCAGTGCCCGATGCCTTCATCGTGCTGCCGCTGCCGTCGCTGCTGGAGGAGCCCTGGTGCCGGGAGTCCAACTGGATGGGGTACGTGGCCGTGGCCACCGACGAGGGCGTGGCGGCGCTCGGCCGGCGCGACATCGTCGTCGCCTGGCGCGGTACCGTGGAGAGCCTCGAGTGGGTCAACGACCTGGACTTCACGCCGGCGTCGGCCGCGCCCGTGCTCGGCTCAGCTGCTGGTGATTTTGATTCCGCCGTGGTGCACCACGGGTTCCTGTCGGTGTACACGTCCAGCGACGAGGACTCCAAGTTCAACCAGCAGAGCGCCAGGGATCAGGTGAGCGTTACTTGCTTTTCTAAGCTTGTTTGCTGGAAGAGACGACCGCGAGTCAAGCAAGCATACGCAATTATGCATGCATGTATAGAAAAGTAAATATTTAATGTACAAATCGTCCAGTGGTATTGTATGCTAGAACCTTCCAAAAGAAAAACTAAAAGAGAAAGCTCATTTTTGTAAAGAATACTCCGAAATGATAACTCGCAAAAAGGTGGTACTAAAGTATAACTATTTATGTGAAGGCCATTTTTTGAGCAGTTATTATAGCATCCACCACCCTAGGACTCACATCTCAGGCCCTAACGTCCGTCTATATTCACTTAAAGAAAATAACTTCAAAAAATATGGCAATGACCTTCCAACAAATATCTAACATGGCAAAATCAACCTTCCGCCAAATAAAATCAACTTTCCGCCAATATCTATATCAACCTTCCCCAAATAAAATCAACTTTCCGCCAATACCTAACATGGCCAAATCAAATTTCTGCCAAATGAAATCAACTTTCTGCCAAACCCGTCCGCCAAAATGAATTCAACTTTCCACCAGTATCTAACATAGCCAAAACAAACCTTTGGCCAAATGAAATCAATCTATCGCCAAATGGGTACATGGCCAAGGCCGACGTCCAAACTCCCGCAAAACTCTCACAGGTTTGCTTCCGGAATTCGGACAAGTAGACGAGTCTGCGGACAAATACGGGTCTATATTGGATGAGAAACTACGTCAGAATAGCTTGGTCCGGACAGATGAGGGAGTTTTGAGGGAGTTTGTTTAGTTTGTTTAGTTTGGC encodes:
- the LOC119312527 gene encoding phospholipase A1-II 7-like, which produces MSSPEPGSIATRWRELQGAGSWEGLLDPLDRDLRASIIAYGELAEATYDGFNSQSRSPHAGACFYGHDDLLAAAVVVHAGHYAVTKFIHATSGFFLAPTTGTSVPDAFIVLPLPSLLEEPWCRESNWMGYVAVATDEGVAALGRRDIVVAWRGTVESLEWVNDLDFTPASAAPVLGSAAGDFDSAVVHHGFLSVYTSSDEDSKFNQQSARDQVMEEVRRLMEAHKEEVTSITVTGHSLGASLATLNAVDMVSHGVNVPPSSPQQQPPCPVTAILFASPHVGDDSFKLAFASFPDLRALHVRNAGDVVPLYPPIGYVDAATVVLPVDTGRSPYLKQPGTVQTRHNLECYLHGVAGFQGAGGGFKLEVDRDVALVNKGADTLKDKYPVPPNWHVINNKSMVRDSDGHWKLREFEET